A genomic window from Serratia liquefaciens includes:
- a CDS encoding ABC transporter substrate-binding protein, which translates to MIHSAKLTAAAALLSLSALAHAAPGLDLIANETPIHTQKDPEAAAKIPAGFKFVEPGTLTVAVAILGSGPPFGLYARDNKTVIGSESDIARLVADGLGLKLKLVPTSWEDWPLGVTSGKYDAAVYNITVTQERKTKFDFATYRQDTLGFYVKSDSKITSIKSAPDIAGKKIIVDSGTNQEAVLLAWDKENQAKGLPALQPIYVTDKAASTLAIQSGRADATFGPNVSGAYQAKLTGKTRLVGIVPGGWPRSANIAVTLKKGNGLVDAVQASLNSAIANGSYLKVLDRWAESDEKIEQSEINPQGLGDK; encoded by the coding sequence ATGATACATAGCGCAAAACTCACCGCAGCGGCGGCACTCCTGAGCCTTTCCGCGCTGGCACATGCCGCACCGGGTCTGGACCTGATCGCCAACGAAACCCCTATTCATACCCAGAAGGATCCGGAGGCTGCGGCCAAGATCCCCGCCGGGTTCAAATTTGTTGAACCGGGAACCCTGACCGTAGCCGTCGCGATCCTGGGCAGCGGCCCACCGTTCGGTCTGTACGCCCGCGACAATAAAACGGTGATTGGCAGCGAGTCGGATATTGCCAGGCTGGTTGCCGACGGGCTGGGGTTGAAACTGAAACTGGTGCCGACTTCATGGGAAGACTGGCCGTTAGGCGTCACCTCAGGTAAATACGACGCCGCGGTTTACAACATTACCGTCACTCAGGAACGTAAAACCAAATTCGACTTCGCCACCTATCGCCAGGATACATTGGGCTTCTACGTGAAATCCGACAGTAAGATCACCTCGATAAAATCGGCACCGGACATTGCCGGCAAAAAGATTATCGTAGACTCCGGCACCAATCAGGAAGCCGTGCTGCTGGCCTGGGATAAAGAGAATCAGGCCAAGGGGTTACCTGCCCTTCAGCCGATTTATGTCACCGACAAGGCGGCGTCGACGCTGGCCATCCAGTCCGGTCGTGCGGATGCGACCTTCGGGCCGAATGTGTCCGGTGCTTATCAGGCGAAACTGACCGGTAAAACCCGGTTGGTCGGCATCGTGCCGGGGGGTTGGCCGCGCAGCGCCAACATTGCCGTCACGCTGAAGAAAGGCAATGGTTTGGTAGATGCGGTGCAGGCTTCGCTCAATAGCGCTATTGCCAACGGCAGTTACCTGAAGGTGTTGGATCGCTGGGCGGAAAGCGACGAGAAAATCGAACAATCCGAAATCAACCCACAGGGATTGGGCGATAAATAA
- a CDS encoding sigma-54-dependent Fis family transcriptional regulator, producing MLHKDQTTQTGCLSDDDRLSLSGPLSESWSRSRHYGLKRSDDHVPFIRPTLLKEVRGQNGWVAQLARPLLERLGSEINRQPSIVVVSDAGGLVLETCGNTHFLRKASRVSLAPGNLWGEQERGTNAIGTALAMGALCEVNGDEHFLNQNAGLYCSAAPIYRPDGLIAGVLDISTPAQHPYSEAGSLILQAVRHIEHQWVKSCVTDRHWTLRLHSDARVLGSAHEMILVFRDEILTAANRLAMQEFNLSAAAFGAMDFATLFPEMSLQTLNAPRQTLAVNNRHYYSLLQMPERPTQYVRPLLQPYDRDGADRQKALRILNAGLALCISGETGCGKEYFSQRLFEESHRRQGNFVAINCAALPESLIESELFGYAPGAFTGASSKGYVGKIREADGGVLFLDEIGDMPLSLQTRLLRVLQEKTVTPLGSRVSYAVDFSLICATHQDLEQRVTAGAFREDLLYRIQEFSLRILPLRQRAHVDRFILNLWRELGGDARGIRLAPDAIAALAGYSWPGNVRQLLSSLKVLLALTDDGNLIRLEDLPEQFHLLARPVAPQSVSVDMLEAIRNARGNISLAAKRLGISRSTLYRKMEKHRTEN from the coding sequence ATGCTGCATAAAGACCAGACCACCCAGACCGGGTGTCTCTCTGACGACGATCGCCTGTCACTCTCCGGCCCCCTGTCCGAATCCTGGTCACGCAGCCGGCACTATGGCCTCAAGCGAAGCGACGATCATGTTCCTTTTATCCGGCCGACGCTATTGAAAGAAGTGCGCGGGCAAAACGGTTGGGTTGCGCAGCTCGCGCGGCCGCTGCTCGAGCGCTTGGGCAGTGAAATCAACCGCCAACCCTCCATTGTGGTGGTGTCCGACGCCGGTGGTCTGGTACTGGAAACCTGCGGAAACACGCACTTTTTGCGTAAGGCATCGCGGGTCTCTCTGGCACCAGGCAATCTGTGGGGCGAGCAGGAGCGTGGCACCAATGCCATCGGTACCGCTTTGGCAATGGGGGCACTGTGCGAAGTCAATGGCGACGAGCATTTTCTCAATCAGAATGCCGGGCTTTACTGCTCCGCCGCGCCGATATATCGCCCCGACGGCCTGATCGCCGGCGTATTGGATATCTCTACGCCAGCCCAACACCCTTACAGCGAAGCAGGTTCGTTGATTCTGCAGGCTGTCCGGCACATTGAACATCAATGGGTGAAAAGTTGTGTCACCGACCGTCATTGGACACTGCGCCTGCACAGCGATGCGCGGGTTCTCGGCAGCGCTCATGAGATGATATTGGTGTTTCGCGATGAAATTCTCACCGCGGCCAACCGATTAGCGATGCAGGAATTCAATCTCAGCGCGGCGGCCTTTGGGGCGATGGACTTTGCCACGCTGTTTCCGGAAATGTCCCTTCAGACCCTGAATGCGCCACGACAGACTTTGGCAGTGAATAATCGTCACTATTATTCACTGTTGCAGATGCCGGAGCGCCCAACGCAGTACGTCAGGCCGCTGCTGCAGCCTTATGATCGTGACGGTGCCGACCGGCAGAAAGCCCTGCGTATTCTTAATGCCGGGCTGGCGCTATGCATTAGCGGGGAAACCGGGTGCGGCAAAGAATATTTCAGCCAGCGTTTGTTCGAGGAAAGCCACCGGCGGCAGGGCAACTTTGTGGCAATCAACTGTGCAGCCCTGCCGGAAAGCCTGATCGAGTCCGAGCTTTTTGGCTATGCGCCAGGAGCTTTTACCGGCGCCAGCAGCAAAGGCTACGTCGGCAAGATCAGAGAGGCCGACGGTGGCGTGTTGTTCCTCGATGAGATTGGCGATATGCCATTGAGTTTGCAGACCCGGTTATTGCGGGTACTGCAGGAAAAGACGGTCACGCCGCTCGGCAGCCGCGTCAGCTATGCGGTTGATTTCTCACTTATCTGTGCCACCCACCAGGATCTGGAACAGCGGGTGACGGCAGGGGCATTCCGCGAAGACTTGCTGTACCGCATACAGGAATTCAGCCTGCGCATATTGCCGCTGCGGCAGCGCGCTCACGTTGATCGTTTCATCCTCAATCTCTGGCGCGAATTGGGTGGTGATGCGCGGGGTATCAGACTGGCGCCGGACGCTATCGCGGCCTTGGCCGGTTATTCCTGGCCCGGTAATGTGCGGCAGCTGTTGAGCTCTTTGAAAGTGCTGCTGGCTTTGACCGATGACGGCAACCTGATCAGGCTTGAGGATCTGCCGGAGCAGTTTCATCTGCTTGCTCGCCCCGTAGCGCCGCAGAGCGTATCGGTGGACATGTTGGAGGCCATTCGAAACGCCAGGGGCAATATCAGCCTGGCGGCGAAACGCCTGGGGATCTCGCGCAGTACGCTTTACCGCAAGATGGAGAAACATCGCACCGAGAACTGA